A single region of the Vicia villosa cultivar HV-30 ecotype Madison, WI linkage group LG4, Vvil1.0, whole genome shotgun sequence genome encodes:
- the LOC131596684 gene encoding beta-mannosyltransferase 1-like, whose protein sequence is MMWRTLLRSHARSFATRASHSHHNNHRENHKFLSPSSFVGSWQAPKDPKEAEAMLAQLRRDYAKQVKEVRKEYIREMEAMALEKQRKDEARREALRVANEERKKLKAQAAEVRAQERNIAQQQFRETLLKERAEKLENWRMKAKKHEEKKAEKKELLHKRSSLWVDEAELEKEITNVVIATTYL, encoded by the exons ATGATGTGGAGGACTTTGTTGCGTTCACACGCGCGTTCATTTGCCACACGTGCGTCACACTCCCACCACAACAACCACCGTGAAAATCACAAGTTCCTATCGCCGAGCTCCTTTGTTGGAAGCTGGCAAGCTCCGAAGGATCCTAAGGAAGCCGAAGCAATGCTTGCCCAGCTTCGGAGAGACTACGCAAAGCAAGTGAAGGAGGTTCGGAAGGAGTACATAAGAGAAATGGAGGCTATGGCGTTGGAGAAGCAACGGAAGGATGAGGCTCGGAGGGAAGCACTTAGAGTTGCTAATGAAGAGCGTAAGAAACTTAAGGCTCAGGCTGCAGAAGTTAGGGCTCAGGAACGGAATATTGCTCAACAACAGTTTCGAGAAACCCTT TTAAAAGAGAGAGCAGAGAAACTTGAAAATTGGAGGATGAAAGCCAAAAAGCATGAAGAGAAGAAGGCCGAGAAGAAAGAATTATTGCATAAACGAAGTTCATTGTGGGTTGATGAAGCCGAACTCGAGAAGGAAATAACAAATGTTGTAATTGCTACAACATATCTTTGA
- the LOC131598650 gene encoding uncharacterized protein LOC131598650, whose protein sequence is MDENEEEENERDLDMGNDQLVVAARIDSEEYDTDELPLDYDSEDDEVIRDDFPTFKLPKKMDDYKWELGTYFASSEDFKEGIRTYAIHSGRNLQFKKNDRKRMRVICKQGCPWESYCARLADKKTWQLRKIVDNHTCSRDYKVRFLNSKWLGKKITSTVRENPDLKLRDIMEKTKQKWNVGINKTLAYRAKSIAVDIVDGSFRDQYTRIHDYGHELLRSNPGSTVVISSQPCQPSQGGEDNTENLDRPLNPHFQRIYICSKACKDSFFKCRPIIGLDGCFLKGYYGGQILAAIGRDPNDQMLPIAYAVVEGETKESWSWFLELLTTDLGGVRICKTYTFISDQQKGLLLALEELLPGVDQRFCVRLVDKHICVR, encoded by the exons ATGGATGAAAATGAAGAGGAAGAGAATGAAAGGGACTTGGATATGGGAAATGACCAATTAGTTGTTGCTGCAAGGAT TGATTCTGAGGAGTATGATACTGATGAGTTACCACTTGACTATGATAGTGAAGATGATGAGGTTATAAGAGATGATTTTCCAACTTTCAAACTTCCCAAAAAAATGGATGATTACAAATGGGAATTAGGGACTTATTTTGCTTCTAGTGAAGACTTTAAAGAAGGAATTAGAACTTATGCCATACACTCAGGTAGAAATCTCCAATTTAAGAAAAATGATAGGAAGAGAATGAGAGTCATATGTAAGCAAGGATGTCCATGGGAGTCATATTGTGCAAGGTTAGCAGACAAAAAAACATGGCAGCTGAGAAAGATTGTTGACAATCACACATGTAGCAGAGACTATAAGGTTAGGTTTTTGAATTCCAAATGGTTGGGCAAAAAAATTACCAGCACTGTGAGAGAGAATCCTGACTTGAAGCTGAGGGATATCAtggagaaaacaaaacaaaagtggAATGTAGGGATCAATAAGACACTTGCATACAGAGCTAAGTCAATTGCAGTTGACATTGTAGATGGTTCTTTTAGAGATCAATATACAAGAATCCATGATTATGGACATGAGCTTTTAAGGTCCAACCCTGGTTCAACTGTGGTTATTAGTAGTCAACCTTGTCAACCCAGTCAAGGTGGAGAGGACAATACTGAGAATCTTGATAGGCCTTTGAATCCACACTTCCAAAGGATCTATATCTGCTCCAAAGCTTGCAAGGACAGTTTCTTCAAGTGTAGACCTATTATAGGTTTGGATGGATGTTTTTTGAAAGGCTACTATGGGGGACAAATCCTTGCAGCAATTGGGAGGGATCCTAATGATCAAATGCTGCCCATAGCATATGCTGTAGTTGAGGGAGAAACCAAAGAATCTTGGAGCTGGTTTTTGGAATTATTAACAACTGATTTGGGAGGTGTCAGAATATGCAAGACATACACATTTATAAGTGATCAACAGAAG GGTTTGTTACTTGCACTTGAAGAGTTGCTACCAGGAGTTGATCAAAGGTTTTGTGTTAG GCTAGTTGATAAACATATTTGTGTTAGGTAA